A portion of the Pseudomonadota bacterium genome contains these proteins:
- a CDS encoding RDD family protein translates to MDQTSSPRPPILPLDDSPNGATFAFDPATQPWLFDGVRTRRIFAFLLDLVVLSVFTVIAVFVIGIFGVLTLGLGWLLYPILLPLIALAYIGLTMGGPKSATPGMQAMGIEMRLWHGGRMYGLIAIVHALIFYFSLGTGLLWAILLGSSLFSSTKRCLHDVLLGTIVINNQQRAASLQA, encoded by the coding sequence ATGGATCAAACCAGCTCCCCTCGCCCGCCTATTTTGCCACTCGATGACAGCCCGAACGGCGCCACCTTTGCCTTCGATCCAGCAACCCAACCGTGGCTGTTCGACGGCGTACGAACGCGACGCATCTTTGCGTTTCTGCTCGATTTGGTGGTTTTGAGCGTCTTCACGGTCATCGCGGTGTTTGTCATCGGTATTTTTGGTGTGCTGACACTGGGGCTTGGCTGGCTGCTCTATCCCATTTTGTTGCCGCTGATCGCGCTTGCCTATATCGGCCTCACCATGGGCGGGCCAAAATCGGCAACACCGGGCATGCAGGCGATGGGGATTGAAATGCGCCTTTGGCATGGCGGGCGAATGTATGGCCTGATTGCGATCGTCCACGCGCTTATCTTCTATTTTTCTTTGGGTACGGGTCTCCTATGGGCCATACTCCTGGGCTCGAGCCTGTTCTCCTCTACGAAACGCTGCCTCCACGACGTGTTGCTCGGCACGATCGTTATCAACAATCAGCAGCGTGCCGCGTCCCTGCAGGCCTGA
- a CDS encoding DUF1203 domain-containing protein has translation MDFQIHALAAEQFEPLFSLSDADLRAENAIRQTVQSKPGTPCRVSLKDAEVGETVILVNYIHQPKSSPYQASHAIFVREGAATAQPQVNEVPDVLASRLISVRAFNAEHMMIEADVMDGDQLPAALRVLFDKPQIAYVHLHNAKPGCFAAAVTRVGECV, from the coding sequence ATGGATTTTCAGATACACGCGCTGGCGGCGGAGCAGTTTGAGCCGCTCTTTTCACTCAGCGATGCTGACCTGCGCGCGGAGAACGCGATCAGGCAGACCGTGCAATCGAAGCCCGGTACGCCGTGCCGCGTAAGCCTTAAGGACGCGGAGGTGGGCGAGACGGTGATCCTCGTCAACTATATCCATCAACCCAAAAGCAGCCCGTACCAGGCAAGCCATGCGATCTTTGTCCGCGAAGGTGCGGCGACTGCGCAACCGCAGGTGAACGAGGTCCCAGACGTGCTGGCATCGCGCTTGATCTCGGTGCGTGCCTTCAACGCGGAGCATATGATGATTGAGGCCGACGTAATGGATGGCGATCAACTCCCGGCGGCTTTGCGCGTTTTGTTCGACAAGCCTCAGATTGCCTATGTGCATCTGCATAACGCCAAGCCGGGCTGTTTCGCGGCCGCCGTGACGCGCGTGGGAGAGTGCGTGTGA
- a CDS encoding SLC13 family permease, with product MLGIEVWLVYVIIGGAIVAYASDRWSIELVSLGVLAALLILFSGLSAFGPALVATGIPVGPSVTGDRLEESLLLEGFASPVLFTILALLVIGQALFQTDALAPVARLAKRVGGKHEVLTIMGLIVTAGIASAFLNNTPVVVMLLPIIGAMAAKLPGGVRPFLIPLSFATILGGTTTLIGSSTNLLVASAADQAADYFVGLFDQTMIALLMILAAIPYVLWALPRALRDDASPMQPSGFRGKQFIAEQRLVEGHRLVGARATHGMFADLKDITVRSVRRGPRLFLPPFEDLELRPGDTVVVAAKRDELVKAFVASAPNEEQAGRRVSSVHASEAMLAPGSRFIGQSIEVIGAYLGAGHQLLGVERRARMPRVALDALRLEAGDVFLLASSDEAMDKLRGQRDFLVLEESRSEISNTARAPFALGLFAVAIALVIFGVVDLMVATVTAAFAMVATQCLNIRQAVRAVDSRIVMMVGTALAMGSALQVTGGDTAIASAVIFIAAEAGATAILSAFFLVIALLTNILSNNATAVLFTPIALQLATDLSLPAEPFVMAVILAANCSFATPIGYQTNLLVMGPGHYQFSDYLKAGAPLVFIYWLSFTLLAPWYYGL from the coding sequence TTGCTCGGAATTGAAGTCTGGCTCGTCTATGTGATCATCGGCGGGGCAATCGTTGCTTACGCGTCGGATCGGTGGTCGATCGAGTTGGTCTCGCTGGGCGTGCTTGCCGCTCTTCTGATCCTGTTTTCCGGGCTCTCCGCCTTTGGCCCTGCGCTTGTGGCAACCGGCATACCCGTCGGACCATCGGTGACTGGAGACCGTCTGGAGGAAAGCCTTCTTCTGGAGGGGTTTGCCAGCCCTGTCCTGTTCACGATTCTCGCCCTACTGGTCATTGGTCAGGCTCTTTTCCAGACTGACGCCCTCGCCCCGGTAGCACGCCTTGCAAAGCGCGTCGGCGGCAAGCACGAAGTGCTGACGATCATGGGCCTCATCGTGACCGCTGGCATCGCCAGCGCGTTCCTGAACAACACGCCGGTGGTTGTTATGTTGCTGCCGATCATTGGCGCGATGGCGGCGAAACTGCCTGGTGGGGTCAGGCCTTTTCTAATCCCCCTGTCGTTCGCGACCATTTTGGGCGGAACGACGACCTTGATCGGGTCCTCAACCAACCTTCTGGTCGCATCCGCAGCCGATCAGGCCGCCGACTATTTCGTCGGGCTGTTTGACCAAACCATGATCGCGCTTCTGATGATCCTGGCAGCGATACCATACGTGCTATGGGCTCTGCCCCGTGCCCTTCGCGATGATGCCAGCCCGATGCAGCCATCGGGCTTTCGCGGCAAGCAGTTCATTGCCGAACAAAGGCTGGTCGAGGGACACCGGCTCGTCGGAGCTCGGGCGACCCATGGCATGTTCGCAGATCTCAAAGATATCACCGTGCGATCGGTTCGCCGCGGCCCAAGGCTGTTTCTGCCACCATTTGAGGACCTCGAGCTTCGGCCCGGTGACACAGTCGTGGTCGCCGCCAAGCGCGATGAGCTGGTCAAGGCGTTCGTTGCTTCTGCGCCAAACGAAGAGCAGGCTGGTCGTCGCGTCTCGTCCGTCCACGCCTCTGAAGCGATGCTTGCGCCCGGTTCCCGCTTCATCGGTCAGAGTATTGAGGTGATCGGTGCCTATCTCGGTGCAGGGCACCAGCTGCTCGGCGTTGAGAGGCGCGCCCGCATGCCGCGTGTTGCGCTCGATGCGTTACGGCTGGAAGCTGGTGATGTGTTCCTGCTTGCTAGCAGCGATGAAGCGATGGACAAGCTGCGCGGTCAGCGCGACTTCCTCGTGCTGGAGGAATCGCGATCAGAGATCAGCAACACCGCAAGGGCGCCATTTGCTTTGGGCCTTTTCGCCGTTGCGATCGCGCTTGTGATCTTCGGTGTTGTCGATCTGATGGTGGCAACCGTCACGGCGGCCTTCGCAATGGTCGCAACCCAGTGCCTGAACATCCGACAGGCCGTCCGTGCGGTCGACTCGCGCATCGTCATGATGGTGGGTACCGCTCTTGCGATGGGCTCCGCGCTGCAAGTGACCGGCGGTGATACGGCAATTGCGAGCGCGGTCATCTTCATCGCCGCCGAAGCGGGTGCCACCGCCATCCTGTCAGCGTTCTTCCTTGTGATCGCGCTGCTGACGAACATCTTGTCAAACAATGCGACGGCCGTTCTGTTCACGCCCATCGCCCTGCAACTTGCAACCGATTTGTCTTTACCGGCCGAGCCTTTCGTGATGGCGGTGATCCTTGCGGCCAACTGCTCGTTCGCAACGCCCATCGGGTATCAAACCAACCTGCTTGTGATGGGACCTGGCCATTATCAGTTTTCGGACTACCTGAAGGCCGGTGCACCACTTGTTTTCATCTATTGGCTTAGTTTCACACTTCTGGCACCTTGGTACTACGGACTTTGA
- a CDS encoding ferric reductase-like transmembrane domain-containing protein: MATDTAAPVRRSGRARTILIWAGLAVAVAVPVAAASMSPQLQWRDPIYIVAGFAGVMTLPLLLLQPLLAARWLPGLKPISARRLHIALGLTLAAATLVHVGGLWITSPPDVVDALLLRSPTPFSLWGVIAMWALLGSVFLVLLRSRLRRRTWQAVHFALSLVIIAGAIAHALLIEGTMEWLSKVLICTLVALTGGFVVLPRLKQIGGRRKAKSP, translated from the coding sequence TTGGCGACTGACACCGCTGCCCCTGTCCGGCGGAGCGGACGCGCACGCACCATTCTGATCTGGGCGGGGCTTGCGGTTGCAGTTGCTGTTCCGGTTGCGGCGGCGTCGATGAGCCCGCAATTGCAATGGCGTGATCCCATCTACATCGTGGCTGGATTCGCTGGCGTGATGACTTTGCCGCTCCTCTTGCTGCAGCCGCTACTGGCGGCGCGATGGCTGCCCGGGCTCAAGCCGATCTCGGCGCGGCGCCTGCATATCGCGCTGGGGCTGACCTTGGCCGCGGCGACCCTTGTGCATGTCGGCGGCCTCTGGATCACCAGCCCGCCCGATGTGGTCGATGCGCTTCTGCTGCGGTCTCCCACGCCGTTCTCGCTCTGGGGCGTGATCGCGATGTGGGCGCTTCTGGGATCGGTCTTTCTGGTTCTGCTTCGCAGCCGTCTGCGCCGCCGAACCTGGCAGGCAGTCCACTTCGCCTTGTCGCTGGTGATTATCGCTGGCGCCATTGCCCATGCGCTCCTGATCGAGGGGACGATGGAGTGGCTGTCAAAGGTGCTGATCTGCACGCTTGTTGCGCTGACGGGCGGGTTTGTCGTTCTGCCGCGATTGAAGCAGATCGGGGGGAGGCGCAAAGCAAAGTCGCCCTAA
- the hemB gene encoding porphobilinogen synthase — protein sequence MDKHGARELVNTVTGGRRMRRRRMHGWLRDLARENALTVHDLIWPIFLTDGSGHSEPIPSMPGVSRVSPDLAVDSAKRAADLGIRAIALFPNTDPALRDPMGTEALNPNNLVCQALRAIKQLDLEVGLITDVALDPYTSHGHDGVFASNDRDIDNDASVAQLILQAQVLAEAGSDMIAPSDMMDGRVGAIRYSLDAEGHTDLPIMAYAAKYASAFYGPFRDAVGASATLQGDKRTYQMDPANGEEAEAEVALDIEEGADVVMVKPGMPYLDIVHRVKAAFGVPTTVYQVSGEFAMIEAAAANGWIDRERAILESLIAFKRAGADGILTYFAPEIAQKLR from the coding sequence ATGGATAAGCACGGCGCGCGCGAACTGGTCAACACGGTCACCGGTGGCCGGCGAATGCGTCGCCGCAGAATGCACGGCTGGCTGCGCGATCTGGCGCGCGAAAACGCGTTGACGGTGCACGATCTGATCTGGCCAATCTTTCTCACTGACGGGTCTGGGCATAGTGAGCCAATCCCCTCAATGCCCGGCGTTTCAAGGGTTTCTCCCGATCTTGCGGTCGATAGTGCAAAACGCGCCGCTGACCTCGGCATCCGTGCGATTGCGTTGTTTCCCAACACCGATCCGGCCCTGCGTGATCCCATGGGAACCGAGGCGCTGAACCCCAACAACCTGGTGTGCCAGGCTTTGCGAGCAATCAAGCAACTCGATCTTGAGGTCGGGCTTATCACCGATGTCGCCTTGGACCCCTATACAAGTCACGGACATGATGGCGTCTTCGCCAGCAATGACCGCGACATCGATAATGACGCATCGGTCGCACAACTCATCTTGCAAGCGCAGGTTCTCGCAGAAGCCGGCTCCGACATGATTGCACCGTCTGACATGATGGATGGTCGGGTTGGCGCGATCCGCTACAGCCTCGACGCTGAGGGGCACACAGACCTGCCGATCATGGCCTATGCGGCGAAATACGCCTCCGCTTTCTATGGGCCTTTTCGCGATGCCGTAGGCGCGTCAGCAACGCTGCAAGGTGACAAGCGGACCTACCAGATGGACCCGGCCAATGGAGAAGAGGCGGAAGCCGAAGTGGCGCTTGATATTGAGGAGGGAGCGGACGTTGTGATGGTCAAACCGGGCATGCCGTACCTGGATATCGTTCACCGGGTAAAGGCTGCATTTGGCGTTCCAACGACAGTCTATCAGGTGTCCGGCGAGTTCGCGATGATAGAAGCGGCAGCCGCCAATGGATGGATTGATCGAGAGCGTGCCATTCTTGAGAGCCTGATCGCGTTCAAACGAGCCGGGGCGGATGGCATCCTCACCTACTTCGCGCCCGAGATAGCTCAAAAATTACGCTGA
- a CDS encoding transporter substrate-binding domain-containing protein, which produces MWTSIKTGLIALTATAFVAVAPASADLAEILEEGTIQIAIPESFPPFGSLGPEGDYVGYDVDVATLIAEDLGVELELVPVTSQQRIPFLETDRVDLVISSMGANPERAKSIWFSSAYAPFFSGAFAGSDKTIETMADLAGMSVGVTGGTLEDLAITEDGPSDMNVVRFGDNAATLAAFVSGQVDVLVTGNTVAAQLSADNPELDVETKFIINESPAFIGVKKGNLDLLLWVNVFILHKTLGGQLNELSEEHLGQPLPPLPTL; this is translated from the coding sequence ATGTGGACATCCATAAAAACCGGGCTCATCGCCCTGACGGCAACTGCGTTCGTCGCGGTCGCGCCAGCATCTGCAGACCTCGCAGAAATCTTGGAAGAGGGCACAATCCAGATTGCTATCCCGGAGAGCTTCCCGCCGTTTGGCTCGCTTGGACCTGAAGGCGATTATGTCGGATACGATGTCGATGTGGCGACGCTTATTGCGGAGGACTTGGGCGTCGAACTCGAATTGGTTCCAGTGACCTCGCAGCAGCGTATCCCCTTCCTGGAGACCGACCGGGTCGATCTCGTCATCTCGTCGATGGGGGCCAATCCCGAGCGCGCAAAGTCGATCTGGTTTTCGAGCGCCTACGCTCCATTTTTCTCTGGCGCTTTTGCAGGCTCCGACAAGACCATCGAAACCATGGCTGACCTGGCTGGTATGAGCGTTGGCGTTACCGGTGGCACCCTCGAAGACCTCGCGATCACCGAAGATGGTCCATCGGATATGAATGTGGTCCGGTTCGGCGACAACGCGGCGACCTTGGCAGCCTTTGTGTCCGGTCAAGTCGACGTGCTGGTGACCGGCAACACCGTGGCGGCGCAGCTTTCCGCCGACAACCCGGAGCTCGATGTTGAAACCAAGTTCATCATCAATGAATCGCCCGCCTTTATCGGGGTCAAGAAGGGCAACCTCGATCTGCTTTTGTGGGTGAACGTGTTTATCCTGCACAAGACACTGGGCGGTCAGCTCAATGAGCTGTCTGAAGAGCATCTTGGGCAGCCCTTGCCGCCGCTTCCGACCCTCTAA
- a CDS encoding twin-arginine translocation pathway signal: protein MSTDHLNRRTILAGGAALAVAGPSLLLPAQARAQSVAATPSMRGGSNNYRPGAPIVERIGGGGFLMTGTVRRAGDGAPLEGQRIQIWAHTTEGHERDWHSHGATLTDADGRFQMDMPQIVPAFGQAHGHLAYDAEHGGGGFETVFLRPVMSSSSDTTLHADFVLQPA, encoded by the coding sequence ATGAGCACAGATCATCTCAATCGCCGCACCATTCTGGCAGGTGGCGCCGCGCTGGCCGTCGCAGGCCCAAGCCTCTTGCTTCCCGCCCAGGCGCGCGCGCAGAGCGTTGCCGCAACCCCGTCGATGCGCGGCGGGTCGAACAACTACCGGCCCGGCGCGCCGATCGTCGAGCGCATTGGCGGCGGCGGGTTTCTAATGACCGGAACCGTGCGCCGTGCGGGCGATGGTGCACCGCTTGAAGGCCAACGCATCCAGATCTGGGCCCACACCACCGAGGGTCATGAGCGTGATTGGCACAGCCATGGCGCGACGCTGACGGATGCGGACGGGCGGTTCCAGATGGATATGCCGCAGATTGTTCCTGCCTTCGGTCAGGCGCACGGGCATCTGGCCTACGATGCGGAGCATGGCGGCGGCGGTTTCGAGACCGTGTTTCTGCGTCCGGTGATGTCCAGTTCTAGCGACACAACCCTTCACGCCGATTTCGTGCTGCAGCCGGCCTGA
- a CDS encoding DUF6163 family protein encodes MPRSFSPQPLEPIRVTSASPAPERPTERWFYIMLRGVGVLLIARGLYIWFCFTGLMPEVAPAYALSVESDLEFALLAGSAVASLIAGLGLWLLAAWGAVLWLVLVAFDALLFFLVPELAAVRPFVVVANGVLVTAYIVMALIVRRGVRAQATI; translated from the coding sequence ATGCCAAGAAGTTTCTCTCCGCAGCCGCTTGAGCCTATCCGCGTCACGTCAGCGTCGCCAGCACCTGAGCGCCCGACAGAGCGCTGGTTTTACATCATGTTGCGTGGCGTTGGCGTGCTGTTGATTGCCCGAGGATTGTACATCTGGTTTTGCTTCACCGGCCTTATGCCTGAAGTGGCCCCAGCCTATGCCCTCAGCGTAGAGAGCGATCTCGAATTTGCTTTGCTTGCGGGCTCTGCGGTGGCGAGCTTGATCGCAGGTCTGGGCCTGTGGTTGCTGGCGGCTTGGGGAGCGGTCTTGTGGCTGGTCCTAGTCGCTTTCGATGCACTTTTATTTTTTCTCGTGCCCGAGCTTGCTGCTGTCCGGCCGTTCGTTGTGGTGGCAAATGGCGTCCTCGTTACAGCTTACATTGTCATGGCCTTGATTGTGCGGCGCGGGGTTCGTGCTCAGGCGACGATTTGA
- a CDS encoding alpha-hydroxy acid oxidase has product MGAASCHNFHDFRRLAKRRLPGPIFHYIDGAADDEVTYRRNTSAYDDVDLVPSVLAGVEEVDMGVEVMGQKLDMPIYCAPTALQRLFHHEGERAVAKAATKFGTMFGVSSLATVPVEEISKLAPGPKMFQFYFHKDRGLNDALLERARAAKFNVMALTVDTITGGNRERDLRTGFTSPPKLTPSSLVSFATHPMWAWNFLTKEKFDMPHLSGHVSQGTNLAVSVGDYFSTMLDQSMNWKDAEKLCAQWNGQFALKGIMSVEDAKRAVDIGCTGIMVSNHGGRQLDGARAPFDQLAEICDAVGDKLDVVCEGGIQRGTHVLKALSMGAKACSGGRLYLYALAGAGQAGVEKALGNFRTEIERDMKLMGITKLDQLSRDNLRWRQGGNGLA; this is encoded by the coding sequence GTGGGTGCTGCGTCTTGCCATAACTTTCATGATTTTCGCCGGCTTGCGAAACGACGCCTGCCCGGGCCCATCTTCCACTACATCGATGGCGCCGCCGATGATGAGGTCACCTACCGCCGCAATACCTCGGCGTACGACGATGTCGATCTGGTCCCGAGCGTTCTGGCCGGTGTCGAAGAGGTCGACATGGGTGTCGAGGTCATGGGCCAAAAACTCGACATGCCGATCTACTGCGCGCCTACAGCCCTCCAGAGGCTGTTCCACCACGAGGGCGAACGAGCCGTAGCGAAGGCGGCGACCAAGTTCGGCACCATGTTCGGCGTCTCGTCACTTGCCACCGTGCCCGTCGAGGAAATTTCCAAACTCGCGCCGGGACCGAAAATGTTCCAGTTCTACTTCCACAAGGATCGGGGTTTGAACGACGCGCTGCTGGAGCGGGCGCGCGCGGCGAAGTTCAATGTCATGGCTCTGACCGTGGATACGATCACCGGCGGCAACCGAGAGCGCGATTTGCGCACCGGGTTCACATCGCCTCCCAAGCTGACGCCATCGTCGCTGGTAAGCTTTGCAACGCATCCGATGTGGGCGTGGAACTTCCTGACGAAAGAGAAGTTCGACATGCCGCACCTGTCCGGCCATGTCAGCCAGGGGACCAATCTCGCTGTTTCGGTCGGCGACTATTTCTCAACCATGCTCGACCAGTCGATGAACTGGAAGGACGCAGAAAAGCTGTGCGCGCAATGGAACGGTCAGTTTGCGCTCAAGGGCATCATGTCGGTGGAAGACGCCAAGCGGGCGGTCGACATCGGCTGCACCGGGATCATGGTTTCCAATCATGGGGGCCGTCAGTTGGATGGCGCGCGCGCGCCTTTCGATCAGCTTGCCGAAATCTGCGATGCTGTGGGCGATAAACTCGATGTCGTGTGCGAAGGCGGTATCCAGCGTGGCACCCATGTGCTTAAGGCGCTGTCGATGGGCGCCAAGGCCTGCTCCGGTGGCCGGCTCTATCTGTACGCCCTTGCGGGCGCGGGTCAGGCGGGTGTCGAAAAAGCGCTGGGCAATTTCCGGACAGAGATCGAGCGCGACATGAAGCTGATGGGTATCACCAAGCTCGACCAGCTGAGCCGGGACAATCTGCGTTGGCGTCAGGGCGGAAACGGGCTGGCGTGA
- the parC gene encoding DNA topoisomerase IV subunit A, which yields MSDLTIRTGGGDDDGDDGIEAIDLEAALRKRYLAYALSTITQRALPDVRDGLKPVHRRLVYAMRQLKLDPNQSFKKSARVVGDVIGKYHPHGDQSVYDALVRLAQDFAVRYPLVEGQGNFGNIDGDSAAAMRYTEARMTDVATRLLEGIDEDAVDFRETYDGSEEEPVVLPANFPNLLGNGSQGIAVGMATSIPPHNVAELCDAALALIDNRKLETAELIKLVPGPDFPTGGILVDDEESRLQAYETGRGGFRVRARWEKEDQGRGTWTVVVTEIPYGVVKSRLVERIADLLLAKKLPLLGDVRDESAEDMRLVLEPKNRNVDPELMMESLFRLTELEARITLNMNVLDARQTPRVMGLGEVLGAWLDHRREVLIRRSNHRLGKIAKRLELLAGYIIAYLNLDEVIRIIRYEDEPKQELMATFDLNDVQAEAILNMRLKALRKLEEMEIRKEQEGLLEEQAGLEALVNSKARQWTRISKDIKALRKDYNPESELGRRRTTFASAPSLDLSDLDAALVEREPITVVLSQKGWVRALKGHNADLSRLDFKQGDRLKLTIEAMTTDKLVAVSTGGRVFTLGADKLPGGRGHGDPLRIMVDLEAGHDVVALLVHDPNRKLLVVNGAGYGFVAPEKDIVANTRKGKQVMNLKEPEEVKLAVPVEGDMVAVVGENRKLMIFPIAQVAEMARGKGVRLQRYRDGGVSDVTTFKADEGLTWSDSAGRQHNRSMDEMAEWRGERAQAGRMAPQGFPRNNRFR from the coding sequence ATGTCCGATTTAACGATTCGCACCGGCGGCGGGGACGATGACGGGGATGATGGCATCGAGGCCATCGACCTCGAAGCGGCACTCCGAAAACGCTACCTCGCTTACGCCCTGTCCACCATCACCCAGCGCGCACTGCCCGATGTGCGCGACGGGCTGAAGCCCGTTCATCGGCGGCTCGTCTACGCGATGAGGCAGCTGAAGCTCGACCCCAATCAGAGCTTCAAGAAATCGGCCCGCGTTGTCGGCGATGTCATCGGTAAGTACCACCCGCATGGCGACCAGTCGGTCTACGATGCGCTGGTGCGTCTCGCGCAGGATTTTGCCGTCCGCTATCCGCTTGTCGAGGGGCAAGGGAACTTCGGCAATATTGATGGCGATAGCGCCGCGGCGATGCGCTACACCGAAGCGCGGATGACGGATGTCGCGACGCGCCTGCTCGAGGGCATTGATGAAGACGCCGTCGATTTCCGCGAAACCTATGACGGTTCCGAAGAAGAGCCTGTCGTTCTGCCCGCGAACTTCCCGAACCTTTTGGGCAACGGCTCTCAGGGCATTGCGGTTGGGATGGCGACGTCGATCCCGCCGCACAACGTCGCCGAATTGTGCGACGCAGCGCTGGCGCTGATCGATAATCGCAAGCTCGAGACCGCCGAGCTGATCAAGCTGGTGCCCGGGCCCGACTTTCCAACCGGCGGCATTCTCGTCGACGATGAAGAGAGCCGCTTGCAGGCCTATGAGACCGGACGCGGCGGCTTCCGCGTTCGGGCGCGCTGGGAAAAGGAAGATCAGGGCAGGGGCACGTGGACGGTGGTCGTCACCGAAATCCCTTATGGCGTGGTCAAAAGTCGGTTGGTCGAGCGGATTGCTGATCTGCTGTTGGCGAAGAAGCTGCCGCTGCTGGGGGATGTGCGCGATGAAAGCGCCGAGGACATGCGTCTTGTGCTTGAGCCCAAGAACCGCAATGTCGACCCCGAATTGATGATGGAGTCGCTGTTTAGGCTGACGGAGCTCGAAGCGCGGATCACGCTCAACATGAACGTGCTGGATGCGCGGCAGACACCGCGCGTGATGGGGCTGGGCGAGGTGCTCGGTGCGTGGCTCGATCATCGCCGTGAGGTACTGATCCGCCGCTCGAACCACCGCTTGGGCAAAATCGCCAAGCGGCTCGAACTGCTTGCCGGCTACATCATCGCTTACCTCAATCTTGATGAGGTGATCCGCATCATTCGATACGAGGACGAGCCCAAACAGGAGCTTATGGCGACCTTCGACCTCAACGATGTGCAGGCTGAAGCTATCCTGAACATGCGGCTCAAGGCACTGCGCAAGCTTGAAGAAATGGAGATCCGCAAGGAGCAGGAAGGTCTTCTTGAAGAGCAGGCCGGGCTTGAGGCCCTCGTTAATTCCAAAGCACGTCAGTGGACGCGGATCAGCAAGGATATTAAGGCGCTGCGGAAGGATTATAATCCAGAGTCTGAGCTTGGGCGCAGGCGCACAACTTTCGCATCCGCGCCATCGCTCGATCTGTCTGACCTCGACGCCGCACTTGTCGAGCGCGAGCCGATCACCGTCGTGCTCTCCCAGAAGGGGTGGGTGCGGGCGCTCAAGGGTCACAATGCCGATCTCTCGCGGCTCGACTTCAAGCAAGGCGACCGGTTGAAGCTGACCATTGAAGCCATGACCACCGACAAGCTGGTCGCGGTTTCTACCGGTGGCCGGGTCTTCACGCTGGGCGCCGACAAACTGCCGGGTGGACGCGGCCACGGCGATCCGCTGCGCATCATGGTCGACCTTGAAGCCGGCCACGATGTGGTGGCGCTGCTCGTGCACGATCCGAACCGAAAGCTGCTGGTTGTGAACGGCGCGGGCTACGGCTTCGTGGCGCCGGAGAAGGACATCGTCGCCAACACCCGCAAGGGCAAGCAGGTGATGAACCTGAAGGAGCCCGAGGAGGTGAAGCTCGCCGTGCCGGTTGAGGGCGACATGGTCGCGGTAGTTGGCGAGAACCGCAAACTGATGATCTTCCCGATCGCGCAGGTTGCGGAAATGGCCCGCGGCAAGGGCGTGCGGCTGCAACGTTACAGGGATGGTGGCGTCTCGGACGTTACCACCTTCAAGGCGGACGAAGGCCTCACATGGTCTGACAGCGCCGGGCGGCAGCACAACCGCTCGATGGACGAGATGGCCGAATGGCGCGGTGAGCGCGCGCAGGCCGGGCGCATGGCCCCGCAAGGCTTCCCGCGGAACAACCGGTTCAGGTGA
- a CDS encoding arginyltransferase yields the protein MTKHPLDTPTFYLTAATPCPYLPGKRERKIFTHLVGSGARELHTMLSMGGFRRSQNIAYRPACEGCNACVSVRVRVDEFKPTKSMKRVLKTNADIVGSDEENKATSEQYSLFRDYLDARHEDGGMAEMSVLDYAMMVEDSHIDTQIVSYRTRTPLSLEGPDKDGGDLVGVCLTDQLNDGLSMVYSFFDPAYEARSMGTFMILDHIARARKLGLPYLYLGYWVDGSQKMDYKARFKPQEHLTPGGWRSVG from the coding sequence ATGACCAAGCATCCGCTTGATACCCCGACCTTCTATCTGACCGCCGCGACCCCGTGTCCCTATCTTCCGGGCAAACGCGAGCGGAAGATTTTCACCCATCTGGTGGGGTCCGGCGCGCGCGAGTTGCACACGATGCTGTCGATGGGTGGGTTTCGGCGTTCACAGAACATTGCGTACCGCCCCGCCTGCGAGGGCTGCAACGCCTGCGTGTCCGTCCGGGTACGGGTGGACGAGTTCAAGCCCACCAAGTCGATGAAGCGCGTCCTGAAGACAAACGCCGACATTGTTGGATCAGACGAGGAGAACAAGGCCACCAGCGAGCAGTATTCGCTGTTTCGCGATTATCTCGATGCGCGCCACGAAGATGGCGGCATGGCGGAGATGAGCGTGCTGGACTACGCGATGATGGTCGAAGATAGCCATATCGATACGCAGATCGTCAGCTACCGGACGCGTACGCCGTTGAGCCTCGAAGGCCCCGACAAGGATGGTGGCGATTTGGTTGGTGTCTGTCTGACCGACCAGCTCAATGACGGCCTGTCGATGGTCTACTCGTTCTTCGACCCAGCGTATGAGGCACGGTCGATGGGGACGTTCATGATCCTCGATCATATCGCCCGCGCCCGCAAACTCGGGCTGCCGTACCTATATCTCGGCTACTGGGTCGATGGTTCACAGAAGATGGATTACAAGGCTCGCTTCAAACCGCAGGAGCATCTGACGCCCGGTGGGTGGCGGAGCGTTGGGTAG